The genomic region ATATTGAGATTGTTGCCGAACTCCTGCAGCGCCGCAGGAAGATCCTGATCGAGAACAGTGTAGCTATAAGGGGCGGACGGCAGCGAAAGGGATGCAGCAGACGAGCGCATTATCCCGATACAGACAAAAACGCCGGCACAAAAAATTCTTTTTAGAATATGTACGATCGTGGATCGCGCGAGCATTCCCGGACGCCTTCCGCTCATCATCAAGTTGGAGTTTGGTCCTAGCTTGAAAGCGAAAAGTGATCTTTAGATGACGTAGTCAGACCGATCTCCGTCAGGTTTTCGTCAGCTCGCCAGCCTATGAACTTGATCGGTTCATCGGTTAACGCCTAGGTCTCACCACACGAGCACAATGACTCATTCCATGTTGTTAGGCGCAACGCCGATCTCTCCCAGTCCTGCCGACTGTCTTTCCAGTGCCTGCTCGCCCGCAGCTGCTGGCGAGCAGGCGGGCTTTGAGCAGTCCCTAGCGCAAGTATCTGCAAATCAGGGATCTGCTCTCCCGCCTGCGGATCGGCCCGTAGCGGCTTCGCCGATATTGGAGGTCCAGCGCACGAATGTGCTGGCAAGTCCGCCGGGTGACCGAATCCTCCAAACCCTTTCCAGTATGTACCAGGGCCGCGCCGTTCCTCCGGCGGTTGCGTCGGCTGCCGTGACTAATGTACAGCCTGGACCGGCTACGCAGCCGCTTTTGCAGACGGATAACGTCGGTGCACATGCGGATGTTAAACCGGTTGGAGCCGATTTTGAGTCGATGATGACGAATCTGCGAGACGTATACAGGGACGTTATTCAGGTTTCCCTCGTCTCTAAGGGCACCAGCGCTGTCAGCTCGTCGCTAAACAAGCTGCTATCGGCCGGCTGAATAAGCTGATGACTGGCGATATGAAGAGGGCTAGCTGTGGCGGCCGTCAATCGTGGCGGCGGCTTCGCGTGTGTCTCGCGATGCCCCTTCTCCTCTCGCTGATCGGCTGTAAGGCTGATCTCTACACCAAAATTCAGGAGCGCGAGGCTAATGAGATGCTCGCGCTTCTCCTTAGCAAGGGCGTTGAT from Bradyrhizobium sp. CB1015 harbors:
- a CDS encoding nodulation protein NolB encodes the protein MLLGATPISPSPADCLSSACSPAAAGEQAGFEQSLAQVSANQGSALPPADRPVAASPILEVQRTNVLASPPGDRILQTLSSMYQGRAVPPAVASAAVTNVQPGPATQPLLQTDNVGAHADVKPVGADFESMMTNLRDVYRDVIQVSLVSKGTSAVSSSLNKLLSAG